The Candidatus Melainabacteria bacterium RIFOXYA2_FULL_32_9 genomic interval AATTGACTACAGAAGGCGGTCTTGATGTCGTTAATCAAAAAGAGTACCTAAAAGAATTCTTAAAGCCTATTTTAGATAAAGGTATTATAGTAAGCCTTTTTGTAGACCCTGATTTTAAACAGGTTGAAGCAAGTGCTGAAACAGGAGCTCAGTTTATAGAATTACATACAGGGCAATATGCGGAAGCTTTCAATAAATATGAAGAGGAACCAGCTTTTAAAAATTTATGTAATGCTGCAAATCTCGCTAATGAACTAGGTTTAAGAATTAATGCCGGACATGGGCTAAATTATCAAAATGTAAGAAGAATTTTAGCCATTAAAAATATGGAAGAATTAAATATCGGGCATAGTATAGTTTCAAAAGCTGTTCTTGTTGGTCTTGAACAGGCAGTAAGGGATATGAAATACCTTCTTGATAGTTTTTCTCCTGTAATCAAAAACAACATTGATTAGACAACAATTCCATTACTTTTAAATTCTTAATTATAATATGCTTTATAGAAAATATTAAGAAACATTAAGCATAGTTTAAGCCAGCCACAAGGCTGTTTTTTATTATTGCAATTATGTTTTAGCGATGTTATTATTTTGTTGTATAACAAGGTTTATCTATTTTATACATAATTTTTCGTTATTATTAGCAACTTTTTTGAAAAGTATGTTTTTAAGCATAAGAGAAGAAATTAAATGGGTTGTATTTTTTAGGAGTTAATTTGAATGACAAATATACCATCAGATGGAGTCAGAGGCAGTTCTTTAGGCCATAAAAAAGAAAAAAAACAAAGTATTCAAAAAACTGAGCAGTCTAATACTCCAGAAATTCAAAAGGATATTGATCTAAGAAATGATCCTACCCAAGTTT includes:
- a CDS encoding pyridoxine 5'-phosphate synthase gives rise to the protein MVTLGLNIDHIATIRQARGGVEPDPVAAAAIAELAGADAITVHLREDRRHINDRDVKLLKQTIKTRLNLEMAATSEMQNIALEICPYSVTLVPEKRQELTTEGGLDVVNQKEYLKEFLKPILDKGIIVSLFVDPDFKQVEASAETGAQFIELHTGQYAEAFNKYEEEPAFKNLCNAANLANELGLRINAGHGLNYQNVRRILAIKNMEELNIGHSIVSKAVLVGLEQAVRDMKYLLDSFSPVIKNNID